In Luteitalea sp. TBR-22, one genomic interval encodes:
- a CDS encoding DUF2268 domain-containing putative Zn-dependent protease (predicted Zn-dependent protease with a strongly conserved HExxH motif) encodes MPVFASLRSSLLLVAVLASPVSAQDPVAPSLPSDPAQATVSTADVGLFWRAWDAWVADGQRPERLAPILQAEYLDKGSAGVRDFTPDRIISADALATRILEDRAYYERVRPITERIASRLPDLQGVYRAFEQRYPDAVFPTLYVVIGRRNSGGMSSPRALILGAEMFAGQGARLDEEDVLPMVAHELVHFQQRTSAERGGGLLGASLREGGADFIAEQIAGRHINTRVKGYGDSHEHDLWPRFLADLSRPDGHRPWLYNGRDPNRVGLPDLGYYMGYKIAQAYFQRAADRDAAFATLVRMEDPSAILRDSRYGERFGATTPAPSPEP; translated from the coding sequence ATGCCCGTGTTCGCGTCCTTGCGCTCGTCCTTGCTGTTGGTCGCCGTCCTTGCCTCACCCGTGTCGGCGCAGGACCCGGTGGCGCCCTCGTTGCCCTCCGATCCCGCGCAGGCGACGGTGTCGACGGCCGACGTCGGTCTCTTCTGGCGCGCCTGGGACGCGTGGGTGGCCGACGGGCAGCGCCCGGAGCGCCTCGCGCCGATCCTGCAGGCCGAGTACCTGGACAAGGGGTCGGCCGGCGTGCGCGACTTCACGCCCGACCGCATCATCAGCGCCGACGCCCTGGCGACGCGCATCCTGGAGGACCGGGCGTACTACGAGCGCGTGCGGCCGATCACCGAGCGCATCGCCTCGCGCCTGCCAGACCTGCAGGGCGTCTACCGCGCGTTCGAGCAGCGGTATCCCGACGCGGTCTTCCCGACGCTCTACGTGGTGATCGGCAGGCGCAATTCCGGCGGCATGAGCTCGCCGCGGGCGCTGATTCTCGGCGCGGAGATGTTCGCAGGGCAGGGCGCGCGCCTCGACGAGGAGGACGTGCTGCCGATGGTCGCGCACGAACTCGTGCACTTCCAGCAGCGCACGTCGGCCGAGCGGGGCGGGGGCCTGCTCGGCGCGTCGCTGCGTGAAGGCGGCGCCGACTTCATCGCCGAGCAGATCGCCGGTCGCCACATCAACACCCGCGTGAAGGGCTACGGCGACTCGCACGAGCACGATCTGTGGCCGCGATTCCTCGCCGACCTGTCACGACCGGACGGGCACCGGCCGTGGCTGTACAACGGGCGTGACCCGAACCGGGTGGGACTGCCCGACCTCGGGTACTACATGGGCTACAAGATTGCCCAGGCGTACTTCCAGCGTGCGGCCGATCGCGATGCCGCGTTCGCCACGCTCGTGCGCATGGAGGACCCGTCGGCCATCCTCCGCGACTCGCGTTATGGCGAACGGTTCGGCGCCACGACGCCCGCCCCGAGCCCGGAGCCCTGA
- a CDS encoding Gfo/Idh/MocA family protein, with the protein MSHDTAARWRAAIIGTGRIASLLERDPLRPRPHTHAGWYRADARTTLVAGADIDPERLAAFGDDWAIDAAHLHHDYRELLRRERPDIVSICAYAADRVTMCREAVAAGARGLWIEKAAACSVEDAEALADLVAAAGVAAVVDHPRRLESRYRAVGAWLASGALGRLETVHVLFSGHVVHTGTHAWDLLLAWCGPWARVDATLDTPAQEAVAAGDAHDRDEADIARYAAALRGGIVDRGGRARIVFANGVEAFVTGGAKGYFVFQCDVICSRGRIRIGNDVWEVLAPAESPRYSGYRELAPIDPTIDLPPAPPGPAAVLDALLLAMADGREPELSVRAAVDALALGIAIVQAGVTGRAVTPETLDRTMRIDSI; encoded by the coding sequence ATGAGTCATGACACCGCGGCGCGCTGGCGCGCCGCCATCATCGGCACCGGCCGCATCGCGTCACTGCTCGAGCGCGACCCGCTCAGGCCCCGGCCGCACACGCACGCGGGGTGGTACCGCGCCGATGCACGGACGACGCTGGTCGCCGGCGCGGACATCGATCCCGAGCGCCTGGCCGCGTTCGGCGACGACTGGGCCATCGACGCCGCGCACCTGCATCACGACTACCGCGAGCTGCTCCGGCGCGAGCGGCCCGACATCGTGTCGATCTGCGCGTACGCGGCCGATCGCGTGACGATGTGCCGGGAGGCGGTCGCGGCTGGCGCACGCGGGCTGTGGATCGAGAAGGCTGCCGCCTGCTCGGTGGAGGACGCCGAGGCGCTGGCCGACCTTGTTGCCGCAGCAGGCGTCGCCGCGGTCGTCGACCATCCGCGTCGCCTCGAGTCGCGCTACCGCGCGGTCGGCGCCTGGCTGGCCTCCGGGGCGCTCGGGCGGCTCGAGACGGTGCACGTGCTGTTCAGCGGCCACGTCGTGCACACCGGCACCCACGCCTGGGATCTCCTGCTGGCGTGGTGCGGCCCGTGGGCACGTGTCGACGCCACGCTCGACACCCCGGCCCAGGAGGCGGTCGCGGCTGGCGACGCGCACGACCGCGACGAGGCCGACATCGCCCGGTACGCAGCGGCCCTGCGCGGCGGCATCGTCGACCGCGGTGGGCGGGCGCGCATCGTCTTCGCCAATGGCGTCGAGGCGTTCGTCACGGGAGGCGCCAAGGGCTACTTCGTGTTCCAGTGCGACGTGATCTGCTCGCGAGGCCGCATCCGCATCGGCAACGACGTGTGGGAGGTCCTCGCGCCGGCCGAGAGCCCGCGCTACAGCGGGTACCGCGAGCTCGCGCCGATCGATCCGACCATCGACCTGCCGCCGGCGCCGCCAGGGCCGGCAGCGGTCCTCGACGCGCTGCTGCTGGCGATGGCCGACGGCCGGGAACCGGAGCTGTCGGTGCGAGCGGCCGTCGATGCCCTGGCGCTCGGCATCGCCATCGTGCAGGCCGGCGTCACGGGACGGGCCGTGACGCCCGAGACGCTGGATCGGACGATGCGCATCGACTCGATCTAG
- a CDS encoding DUF1440 domain-containing protein encodes MRRQTTTWTGAALTGALGGIVGAWVMTRFHVALYGRGVTGTREPQSHRPVDGGRHDPATKAADEVVTALTSAPLDEREKRAAGPIVHYAFGASAGALYGVLAHRWPTVAGGWGVPYGLAVWLVADETALPLLGLADGPRAYPWTTHAEMLAAHAVFGSATHVAMTALQQRASQPA; translated from the coding sequence ATGCGGAGACAAACGACAACATGGACAGGCGCGGCCCTGACCGGTGCGCTCGGCGGCATCGTCGGGGCGTGGGTGATGACCCGGTTCCACGTCGCCCTCTACGGCCGCGGGGTCACCGGCACGCGGGAGCCACAGTCGCACCGCCCTGTCGACGGCGGGCGCCACGATCCCGCGACAAAGGCGGCCGACGAGGTGGTGACGGCGCTCACGAGTGCACCACTCGATGAACGGGAGAAGCGCGCTGCAGGACCGATCGTGCATTACGCCTTCGGCGCGTCGGCCGGCGCCCTCTACGGAGTCCTCGCGCACCGCTGGCCCACCGTCGCCGGTGGATGGGGCGTGCCCTACGGCCTGGCGGTGTGGCTGGTGGCCGACGAGACGGCCCTGCCATTGCTGGGCCTGGCAGACGGGCCACGCGCCTATCCCTGGACCACCCACGCCGAGATGCTTGCCGCGCACGCGGTGTTCGGCAGCGCGACACATGTCGCGATGACCGCGCTGCAGCAGCGAGCCAGCCAGCCCGCCTGA
- a CDS encoding gamma-glutamyltransferase family protein: MLLACGRDHRPTAVPQAPEAASGWTDKPGWSASSWMVAAANPLAVDAGTEMLEAGGSALDAAIAVQMVLTLVEPQSSGIGGGAFLVYWDGARVTALDGRETAPAAASPELFVRDGVPMRTIDAIVGGRSVGAPGVVRMLALAHARHGRLPWARLFGPAIRLCDEGFAISPRLAGLLSREAHLSKDPEARAYFYEPDGRPKAAGTRLRNPALAAVLRSIAANGPDAFYTGDIAADIVTKVRSHPTNPGVLSAADLAAYQPVEREPLCFTYRTSRICGFPPPGSGTLALGQIFGILESHDMRALAPSRGADGRWTMSAEAVHLYTEAARLAFADREAYVGDPAFVPVPVSALLDPQYLEGRRAAIGARSMGRATAGVPPGLTRAATAGVPLERPSTSHISIVDGFGHALAMTTTVEDGFGSRQFVRGFILNNQLTDFSLAPTDAAGAPVANRVEAGKRPRSSMTPLLVFDRRSGALRMTLGSPGGSAIINYVGKVLLATLDWGLDVQQAIALPNVGSRNGPTELEAGRVDPALGPALEARGHEVRLLDQTSGLQAIERTATGWFGGADPRREGIARGK, encoded by the coding sequence ATGCTGCTGGCCTGCGGGCGCGATCATCGCCCGACCGCAGTCCCGCAGGCCCCCGAGGCGGCCAGTGGTTGGACCGACAAGCCGGGCTGGTCGGCGTCGTCGTGGATGGTGGCCGCCGCCAACCCGCTCGCGGTCGATGCGGGGACCGAGATGCTCGAGGCCGGCGGGTCGGCGCTCGACGCGGCGATTGCCGTGCAGATGGTGCTCACCCTCGTCGAGCCGCAGTCGAGTGGCATCGGCGGTGGGGCGTTCCTCGTGTACTGGGACGGCGCCAGGGTGACCGCCCTCGACGGCCGCGAGACCGCACCGGCCGCCGCATCGCCCGAGCTCTTCGTGCGCGACGGCGTGCCGATGCGCACCATCGACGCGATCGTCGGCGGACGTTCCGTGGGCGCCCCAGGCGTCGTGCGCATGCTGGCGCTCGCGCACGCGCGACACGGGCGACTGCCATGGGCACGGCTCTTCGGGCCCGCGATCCGGCTCTGTGACGAGGGCTTCGCGATCAGCCCGCGCCTGGCCGGCCTCCTGTCGCGGGAGGCGCACCTGTCGAAGGACCCCGAGGCGCGCGCGTATTTCTACGAGCCCGACGGCCGACCGAAGGCGGCCGGCACCCGTCTGCGCAACCCGGCCCTGGCCGCCGTGCTCCGGTCGATTGCCGCCAACGGCCCGGATGCGTTCTACACGGGCGACATCGCGGCGGACATCGTCACGAAGGTACGCTCGCATCCCACCAACCCCGGCGTGCTGAGCGCCGCCGACCTGGCCGCGTACCAGCCGGTCGAGCGGGAGCCGCTCTGTTTCACGTACCGGACGTCGCGCATCTGCGGCTTCCCGCCGCCGGGCTCCGGCACCCTCGCGCTCGGCCAGATCTTCGGCATCCTCGAGTCGCACGACATGCGGGCGCTCGCTCCCAGCCGAGGCGCCGACGGCCGCTGGACGATGTCGGCAGAAGCCGTCCACCTGTACACGGAAGCTGCACGGTTGGCGTTCGCCGATCGCGAGGCGTACGTCGGTGATCCGGCGTTCGTGCCCGTACCGGTGTCGGCCCTGCTCGACCCGCAGTACCTCGAGGGCCGTCGCGCGGCGATCGGCGCGCGGTCGATGGGGCGCGCCACCGCCGGCGTACCGCCCGGCCTGACGAGGGCGGCCACCGCCGGGGTGCCGCTCGAACGCCCGTCCACCTCGCACATCTCGATCGTGGACGGCTTCGGGCACGCGCTGGCCATGACCACCACCGTCGAGGACGGCTTCGGCTCCCGCCAGTTCGTGCGCGGCTTCATCCTCAACAACCAGCTGACCGACTTCTCGCTCGCGCCGACCGACGCCGCAGGCGCGCCGGTTGCCAACCGTGTCGAGGCGGGCAAGCGGCCGCGGTCGTCGATGACGCCGCTGCTCGTCTTCGATCGTCGGAGCGGCGCGTTGCGCATGACCCTGGGGTCGCCGGGCGGGAGCGCGATCATCAACTACGTCGGCAAGGTCCTGCTCGCGACGCTCGACTGGGGGCTCGACGTGCAGCAGGCGATTGCGCTACCCAACGTGGGCAGCCGCAATGGTCCCACCGAACTCGAGGCCGGCCGGGTCGACCCGGCACTCGGCCCGGCGCTCGAGGCCCGCGGGCACGAGGTGCGCCTGCTCGACCAGACCTCCGGCCTGCAGGCGATCGAGCGGACCGCGACCGGCTGGTTCGGCGGCGCCGACCCGCGCCGCGAGGGGATCGCGCGGGGGAAGTGA
- a CDS encoding ABC transporter ATP-binding protein: MSDALIAFSHVSVIRDGARVLDDFSLTIPAGQHVAIVGPNGSGKSTLLKVITRELHPLDLPQTSVTVLGQSRWTLWDLRAALGIVSNDLLATVTRKITGRELLLSGFFGAIGLWPHHVPTDEMRARVDEVLAWLGLPYLADRLLTRMSSGEARRLLIGRALIHRPRALVLDEPMTSLDLGAAHEVRATMRALAQAGTSLVLVTHDLADIVPEIGRVVLLKQGRVVGDGPTPRLLTTQTLSGLYDRPVEVSFRDGHYHAW; encoded by the coding sequence ATGTCCGACGCCCTGATTGCCTTCTCCCACGTGTCCGTCATCCGCGATGGCGCGCGCGTGCTCGACGACTTCTCCCTCACCATCCCGGCCGGCCAGCACGTCGCCATCGTCGGACCCAACGGCTCGGGCAAGAGCACGCTGCTCAAGGTCATCACTCGGGAGTTGCACCCGCTCGACCTGCCGCAGACCAGCGTCACCGTGCTCGGCCAGTCGCGCTGGACATTGTGGGACCTGCGCGCCGCCCTCGGGATCGTGTCCAACGACCTGCTGGCGACGGTCACCCGGAAGATCACCGGCCGGGAGCTGCTGCTCTCGGGGTTCTTCGGCGCCATCGGCCTGTGGCCGCACCATGTGCCGACCGACGAGATGCGGGCTCGCGTCGACGAGGTCCTGGCGTGGCTCGGCCTTCCCTACCTCGCCGATCGGCTGCTCACGCGCATGTCGTCGGGGGAGGCACGGCGTCTCCTGATCGGACGCGCCCTGATCCACCGGCCACGCGCGCTCGTGCTCGACGAGCCGATGACCAGCCTGGACCTCGGCGCGGCGCACGAGGTCCGCGCGACGATGCGGGCGCTGGCCCAGGCAGGCACCAGCCTGGTCCTCGTCACGCACGACCTGGCCGACATCGTCCCCGAGATCGGGCGGGTGGTCCTGTTGAAGCAGGGTCGCGTGGTCGGCGACGGGCCGACACCGCGCCTGCTGACGACGCAGACGCTGTCGGGCCTGTACGACCGCCCGGTCGAGGTGTCGTTCCGCGACGGTCACTATCACGCCTGGTAG
- the rbsK gene encoding ribokinase produces the protein MPRIAVVGSLNMDLVVRAPRFARPGETITGDLFLTIPGGKGANQAVAAQRLGGQVAMIGCVGEDAFGAALRQGLAEEGIDVTAVDVRGGLASGVALITVDGSGENSIVVVPGANGTLADADIMLAAPQLTAARVLLLQLEVPVTAVTLAAQVASESGAIVVLNAAPASPVPDALLALVDYLVVNETELFSLAGPEASDLAQATAHLRQRGARSIVVTLGAAGARLLRASGAESMVRAYPVDVVDSTAAGDAFVGALAVALAEGASDEVALRRGNAAGAIAVTRSGAQPSLPTRGELDAWLREGAPPR, from the coding sequence ATGCCCCGCATCGCCGTCGTCGGCAGCCTGAACATGGACCTCGTGGTCCGCGCGCCACGGTTCGCACGGCCCGGCGAGACGATCACCGGCGATCTCTTCCTCACCATCCCCGGCGGCAAGGGCGCCAACCAGGCGGTCGCGGCGCAGCGGCTCGGTGGGCAGGTGGCCATGATCGGGTGCGTCGGCGAGGACGCGTTCGGCGCGGCGCTGAGGCAGGGGCTGGCCGAGGAGGGCATCGACGTCACGGCGGTCGACGTCCGCGGCGGCCTGGCGTCGGGCGTGGCGCTGATCACGGTTGACGGCAGCGGCGAGAACTCGATCGTGGTGGTCCCCGGGGCCAACGGGACACTTGCCGATGCCGACATCATGCTCGCCGCGCCGCAGCTCACGGCCGCGCGGGTGCTGTTGCTGCAGTTGGAGGTGCCAGTGACGGCCGTGACGCTGGCCGCGCAGGTGGCCAGCGAGTCCGGCGCCATCGTCGTCCTGAACGCCGCTCCGGCATCGCCGGTGCCCGACGCGCTGCTGGCGCTGGTCGACTACCTCGTCGTCAACGAGACCGAGCTCTTCTCGCTGGCGGGGCCAGAGGCGAGCGATCTCGCGCAGGCGACCGCCCACCTGCGCCAGCGCGGGGCGCGTTCGATCGTCGTGACGCTGGGCGCAGCCGGCGCCCGCCTCCTGCGTGCGTCTGGCGCGGAGTCGATGGTGCGCGCTTACCCGGTGGACGTCGTCGACTCGACGGCGGCTGGCGACGCGTTCGTCGGCGCGTTGGCCGTCGCCCTGGCCGAGGGCGCCTCCGACGAGGTGGCGCTGCGGCGCGGCAACGCCGCTGGTGCGATTGCCGTCACCCGCTCGGGCGCGCAGCCGTCGCTGCCCACGCGGGGGGAACTCGACGCGTGGCTGCGCGAGGGAGCACCACCGAGGTAG
- a CDS encoding CBS domain-containing protein: MQLATLMTPDPATCTPDTPIEEIARLMRTHDCGEIPVVEHASTRTLLGVVTDRDMVLRVLAEGRDARAATAADCMTSPALSLTAEARVSDAVEMMQAHQVRRLPIVDEGGRVCGIVSQADLARATTAELTGDLVRDVSEPTRSE; the protein is encoded by the coding sequence ATGCAGCTCGCCACCCTGATGACGCCAGACCCTGCCACCTGCACGCCCGACACCCCCATCGAGGAGATCGCCCGGCTCATGCGCACGCACGACTGCGGTGAGATTCCCGTGGTCGAGCACGCCTCGACGCGGACGCTCCTCGGCGTGGTCACCGACCGCGACATGGTGCTGCGCGTGCTGGCCGAGGGCCGCGACGCACGCGCGGCCACCGCCGCCGACTGCATGACCAGCCCGGCCCTGTCGCTTACCGCCGAGGCACGCGTCAGCGATGCGGTCGAGATGATGCAGGCGCACCAGGTGCGCCGCCTCCCCATCGTCGACGAGGGCGGGCGCGTGTGCGGCATCGTGTCGCAAGCCGACCTGGCCCGCGCGACCACGGCGGAGTTGACCGGCGATCTCGTGCGCGACGTCTCTGAGCCGACGCGCTCCGAGTGA
- a CDS encoding YdiU family protein: MPGDPSARNMPRRVPGASYSCVEPTRVASPSLLAWSDALGRDIGVARPPLGPGPVADVLAGNRLLPGSVPYAARYGGHQFGHWADQLGDGRAITLGELRGADGRVHELQLKGAGPTPYSRQADGRAVLRSSVREFLCSEAMHALGVPTTRALSLVTTGESVVRDMFYDGRPEAEPGAIVCRVAPSFVRFGSFEIHAAHGEVDLLRRLADHVIGTHFPDLGPTGARDTYLAWFEEVCRRTAVLAAHWTRVGFVHGVLNTDNMSILGLTIDYGPYGWLEGYDPAWTPNTTDAGGRRYRFGQQPNIALWNLARLGEALIPLVESVDDLHRGLEAYRDEFDRAYSSMLRDKLGLDALTFSGDDPLLQELFAMLEAAETDMTIFFRGLTRVPVGAEVPDEARLAPVRDAFYDEDDLAGPHGARVLAWLRAWATRVRDEGQPDATRVARMRAANPKYVLRNYLAQQAIDAAAAGDTSVVERLLRVLSRPYDDQPGEDDLAARRPEWARHRAGCSMLSCSS, encoded by the coding sequence ATGCCCGGGGACCCGAGCGCGAGGAACATGCCCCGCCGGGTGCCCGGCGCCAGCTACTCTTGCGTCGAGCCGACGCGCGTCGCGTCGCCGTCGCTGCTGGCGTGGTCGGACGCGCTGGGGCGCGACATCGGCGTGGCGCGGCCTCCCCTCGGCCCCGGCCCCGTCGCCGACGTGCTCGCAGGCAACCGGCTGTTGCCGGGATCGGTGCCGTATGCCGCCCGCTATGGCGGTCATCAGTTCGGTCATTGGGCCGATCAGCTCGGTGACGGGCGGGCGATCACGCTCGGCGAACTGCGCGGTGCCGACGGTCGCGTGCACGAGCTCCAGCTGAAGGGGGCCGGACCGACGCCGTACTCCCGGCAGGCGGACGGACGCGCGGTGCTGCGATCGTCGGTGCGCGAGTTCCTCTGCTCCGAAGCGATGCACGCGCTCGGCGTGCCGACGACACGCGCGTTGAGCCTGGTGACCACGGGCGAGTCGGTGGTCCGCGACATGTTCTACGACGGTCGTCCCGAGGCGGAACCGGGGGCGATCGTGTGTCGCGTGGCTCCCTCGTTCGTGCGCTTCGGGTCGTTCGAGATCCACGCTGCCCACGGCGAGGTGGACCTCCTGCGACGACTGGCCGATCACGTGATCGGCACGCACTTCCCGGATCTCGGTCCGACCGGCGCCCGCGACACCTACCTGGCGTGGTTCGAGGAGGTGTGCCGGCGCACCGCCGTGCTGGCCGCGCACTGGACCCGCGTCGGCTTCGTGCACGGCGTGTTGAACACCGACAACATGTCGATCCTGGGACTGACGATCGACTACGGCCCGTATGGCTGGCTCGAAGGCTACGACCCGGCGTGGACGCCCAACACCACCGACGCCGGGGGCAGGCGGTACCGTTTCGGCCAGCAGCCGAACATCGCCCTCTGGAACCTCGCGCGCCTCGGGGAGGCGTTGATCCCGCTGGTCGAGTCGGTGGACGACCTGCACCGCGGCCTCGAGGCCTACCGCGACGAGTTCGACCGCGCTTACTCGTCCATGCTGCGCGACAAGCTCGGGCTCGACGCGCTGACGTTCAGCGGCGACGACCCGTTGCTGCAGGAACTGTTCGCGATGCTGGAAGCGGCCGAGACGGACATGACGATCTTCTTCCGCGGCCTGACCCGGGTGCCCGTCGGCGCCGAGGTGCCGGACGAGGCGCGGCTCGCGCCGGTGCGTGACGCCTTCTACGACGAGGACGACCTGGCAGGTCCGCACGGCGCCCGCGTGCTGGCGTGGCTGCGCGCGTGGGCGACGCGGGTTCGTGACGAAGGCCAGCCCGACGCGACGCGCGTGGCGCGCATGCGTGCCGCCAACCCGAAGTACGTGCTGCGCAACTACCTCGCGCAGCAGGCCATCGACGCCGCCGCGGCCGGCGACACGTCGGTCGTCGAGCGGCTGCTCCGGGTCCTGTCGCGCCCCTACGACGACCAGCCCGGCGAGGACGACCTCGCGGCGCGCCGCCCCGAGTGGGCCCGCCATCGCGCCGGCTGCAGCATGCTCAGTTGCAGTTCGTAG
- a CDS encoding DUF1593 domain-containing protein — MVGRTLRFVCLTGVLVAGVGIVGVRTQPATTPLQARPDPYVGRPRVFVLTDIANEPDDQMSLVRLLVYAEGFDIEGLVATTSTWMRTGTRVDVIRAVLDAYAEVQPRLATHASGYPTADALRAVVAAGQGGYGMAAVGDGRATEGSARLLAAARRDDPRPLWVLAWGGTNTLAQALGDARATLSTAELASVVDRLRVYAISDQDDAGPWLRREFPTLRYIASPSTQDGQEYAGATWTGISGDRFYRNAPGADFTTFADAWVDANIRARGPLGRLYPYPCCIHEGDTPSFLGLIDNGLASAMSPTFGGWGGRYVWRQPRGESRPFWTQGGDAYPGNDDSRDTVTGAGGLVVTSDQATVWRWREAFQHDFAARMAWTVLPRAEANHAPEVVVQGHDGRGPVMVSATVGTPVRLEARGSDPDGDALRYRWWYYAEAATGLPGMPVVRERRRPPVMAPTGGSPPAARGDRPGPRVTLQGDTTPVVTITPVVAGVAHVILEVVDEGRPSLTRYRRIILDVR, encoded by the coding sequence GTGGTTGGCAGGACTCTGCGGTTCGTGTGCCTGACGGGGGTGCTCGTGGCGGGCGTGGGGATTGTCGGGGTGCGCACGCAGCCGGCCACCACGCCGCTGCAGGCGAGGCCCGATCCGTACGTCGGGCGGCCGCGGGTGTTCGTGCTCACCGACATCGCCAACGAGCCCGACGACCAGATGTCGCTCGTCCGGCTGCTCGTGTACGCCGAGGGCTTCGACATCGAGGGCCTGGTGGCCACGACCTCCACGTGGATGCGCACCGGCACGCGCGTCGACGTGATCCGAGCCGTGCTCGACGCCTACGCCGAGGTGCAGCCACGGCTGGCGACCCACGCGTCCGGCTATCCGACCGCCGACGCGCTGCGGGCCGTGGTCGCGGCGGGGCAGGGCGGCTACGGGATGGCCGCGGTCGGCGACGGCCGCGCGACCGAGGGTTCGGCGCGCCTGCTCGCTGCGGCGCGCCGCGACGACCCGCGGCCGCTGTGGGTGCTCGCCTGGGGCGGCACCAACACCCTTGCGCAGGCACTTGGCGACGCACGGGCGACGCTGTCGACCGCTGAACTCGCCTCCGTCGTCGATCGGCTGCGCGTCTACGCCATCTCCGACCAGGACGACGCAGGGCCGTGGCTGCGTCGGGAGTTCCCCACGCTGCGGTACATCGCGTCGCCGTCGACGCAGGACGGGCAGGAGTACGCAGGCGCGACGTGGACCGGCATCAGCGGCGACCGCTTCTACCGCAACGCGCCCGGCGCCGACTTCACCACGTTCGCCGACGCGTGGGTCGACGCCAACATCCGCGCGCGCGGGCCGCTCGGGCGGCTCTACCCGTACCCGTGCTGCATCCACGAAGGTGACACGCCCTCTTTCCTCGGCCTCATCGACAACGGCCTGGCCAGCGCGATGTCGCCGACGTTCGGCGGATGGGGCGGGCGCTACGTGTGGCGGCAGCCGCGCGGCGAGTCCCGCCCCTTCTGGACGCAGGGCGGCGACGCCTACCCGGGCAACGACGACTCGCGCGACACCGTCACCGGCGCTGGCGGGCTCGTGGTCACCTCCGACCAGGCGACCGTCTGGCGCTGGCGCGAGGCCTTCCAGCACGACTTCGCGGCGCGCATGGCGTGGACGGTGCTCCCGCGTGCCGAGGCCAACCACGCACCGGAGGTCGTCGTGCAGGGGCATGACGGCCGCGGGCCGGTGATGGTGAGCGCGACGGTCGGCACGCCCGTGCGGCTCGAGGCCAGGGGGAGCGATCCGGACGGCGACGCGCTCCGCTACCGCTGGTGGTACTACGCCGAGGCCGCCACGGGACTCCCGGGCATGCCGGTCGTACGCGAGCGCCGGCGGCCACCGGTGATGGCGCCGACCGGCGGCAGCCCGCCGGCCGCCCGCGGCGACCGCCCGGGGCCGCGCGTGACCCTGCAGGGCGACACCACCCCGGTGGTCACGATCACGCCGGTCGTCGCCGGCGTGGCCCACGTGATCCTCGAGGTCGTCGACGAGGGGCGCCCGTCGCTCACGCGGTATCGGCGGATCATCCTGGACGTGCGCTGA
- a CDS encoding DUF3072 domain-containing protein: protein MNDPRDQAGDIHENHEATGGTGVERPSNLLKDPDDWTTGDEPMTDAQRSYLGTLSQEAGEDPPADLTKAEASRRIDQLQQRTGRGAQR, encoded by the coding sequence ATGAACGACCCACGCGATCAGGCTGGCGACATCCATGAGAACCACGAGGCGACGGGCGGCACCGGGGTGGAACGGCCGTCCAACCTGCTGAAGGATCCCGACGACTGGACGACCGGCGACGAGCCCATGACCGACGCGCAGCGGTCGTACCTGGGCACGCTGTCGCAGGAGGCTGGCGAGGACCCACCGGCCGACCTGACCAAGGCGGAGGCGTCGCGTCGCATCGACCAACTGCAGCAGCGCACCGGCCGGGGCGCCCAGCGCTGA